One part of the Actinomyces howellii genome encodes these proteins:
- a CDS encoding RecQ family ATP-dependent DNA helicase, whose translation MSPSTTDSPVRLRAEAVLRELVAEPGARLHDDQWTAIEALVSEHRRALVVQRTGWGKSAVYFVATVLLREGWGRWAPGDPLPSPGSRSGAGATVIISPLLALMRDQVAAARRAGIRATTMNSANVTQWESVEAQVRAGEIDVLLVSPERLNNPVFREEVLPHLAADAGLVVIDEAHCVSDWGHDFRPDYRRIRTLLEDLTPSTPVLATTATANARVTADVAEQLAGGSAGGSSPEVLVLRGSLDRSSLHLAVRRLGSPAARLAWLTEYVRRAQGAGIVYCLTVAAAGEVAQRLREAGLEVAAYTGQTDAAERERLEAELKDNRLRALVATSALGMGFDKPDLRFVVHMGAPSSPVTYYQQVGRAGRGVERAEVILLPGAEDRAVWDWFGAQGFPAEAQVREVLAALEEAGDEGPVSTSVLGAVTSLRRSRLESMLKVLDVDGAVRRVRGGWEATGLPWVYDDERYRRVEAARLAEQEAMERYEALRAPACRMAFLRGALDDPQMPAGWRCGACDLCGGLSLPGAPDAQDVAAAVESLSRIGVALEPRRQWPVGMSRLDLPGLRGRIPDSERAGEGIAVGRLDGLGVSAALRAVLDQDGDTQVPPALRDPVLEVADRLGARIDAEDAGPADAGSGGLTAGLVVVIVDSRSRPGLVRQLGRAVAHRLATRPLGVVEARGEPGRHDVGSAFRLAQVARSLSLDSWSRNALAELQGARVVLVDDWTDSGWTLTVAARLLLRAGAATVHPLVLAQR comes from the coding sequence ATGAGCCCGTCGACGACTGACTCCCCTGTCCGCCTGCGCGCCGAGGCCGTCCTGCGCGAGCTCGTCGCGGAGCCGGGTGCTCGCCTCCACGACGACCAGTGGACGGCGATCGAGGCGCTGGTGAGCGAGCACCGCCGGGCTCTCGTCGTCCAGCGCACCGGCTGGGGCAAGTCGGCGGTCTACTTCGTGGCCACCGTCCTGCTGCGCGAGGGCTGGGGTCGATGGGCGCCGGGCGATCCCCTCCCCTCCCCCGGCTCGCGCTCCGGGGCCGGGGCCACCGTCATCATCTCGCCGCTGCTCGCGCTCATGCGCGACCAGGTCGCGGCGGCCCGACGCGCGGGCATCCGGGCCACCACGATGAACTCGGCCAACGTCACCCAGTGGGAGTCCGTCGAGGCCCAGGTCCGCGCCGGTGAGATCGACGTCCTTCTCGTGTCCCCCGAGCGTCTCAACAACCCGGTGTTCCGCGAGGAGGTCCTCCCCCACCTGGCGGCGGACGCGGGCCTGGTCGTCATCGACGAGGCCCACTGCGTGTCGGACTGGGGGCACGACTTCCGCCCCGACTACCGGCGCATCCGCACCCTCCTGGAGGACCTGACCCCCTCGACCCCGGTCCTGGCCACCACCGCCACCGCCAACGCCCGGGTGACCGCCGACGTCGCCGAGCAGCTGGCCGGTGGGTCCGCGGGCGGGTCGAGCCCCGAGGTCCTCGTCCTGCGGGGCTCGCTGGACAGGAGCTCGCTGCACCTGGCGGTGCGCCGCCTGGGCAGCCCGGCCGCCCGCCTGGCCTGGCTCACCGAGTACGTGCGCCGAGCCCAGGGGGCGGGGATCGTCTACTGCCTGACCGTGGCGGCCGCGGGCGAGGTCGCCCAGCGGCTGCGCGAGGCGGGTCTGGAGGTCGCCGCCTACACCGGACAGACCGACGCCGCCGAGCGGGAGCGCCTTGAGGCCGAGCTCAAGGACAACCGGCTCAGGGCGCTTGTGGCCACGAGCGCCCTGGGCATGGGATTCGACAAGCCCGATCTCCGCTTCGTCGTGCACATGGGGGCCCCGTCCTCGCCGGTGACGTACTACCAGCAGGTGGGGCGCGCCGGCCGTGGGGTCGAGCGCGCCGAGGTCATCCTCCTCCCCGGCGCCGAGGACCGGGCCGTCTGGGACTGGTTCGGCGCACAGGGATTCCCTGCCGAGGCCCAGGTGCGAGAGGTTCTCGCCGCCCTTGAGGAGGCCGGGGACGAGGGCCCCGTGTCAACGAGCGTCCTGGGCGCCGTGACCAGCCTGCGCCGCTCGCGCCTGGAGTCGATGCTCAAGGTCCTCGACGTCGACGGTGCCGTGCGGCGCGTGCGCGGCGGCTGGGAGGCGACGGGTCTGCCCTGGGTCTACGACGACGAGCGCTACCGACGCGTCGAGGCGGCCAGGCTGGCCGAGCAGGAGGCTATGGAGCGCTACGAGGCGCTGCGCGCCCCGGCCTGCAGGATGGCCTTCCTGCGCGGCGCGCTCGACGACCCGCAGATGCCTGCGGGCTGGCGCTGCGGGGCCTGCGACCTGTGCGGCGGGCTCAGCCTGCCCGGCGCCCCCGACGCTCAGGACGTGGCTGCCGCCGTCGAGTCCCTCTCGCGCATCGGGGTCGCCCTCGAGCCCCGCCGGCAGTGGCCCGTGGGCATGAGCAGGCTCGACCTGCCCGGGCTGCGGGGACGCATCCCGGACTCCGAGCGCGCAGGCGAGGGGATCGCGGTCGGCCGCCTGGACGGCCTGGGCGTGTCGGCCGCCCTGCGCGCGGTGCTCGACCAGGACGGCGACACGCAGGTGCCCCCTGCGCTGCGCGATCCCGTGCTCGAGGTCGCCGACCGGCTGGGGGCCCGGATCGACGCCGAGGACGCCGGGCCGGCCGATGCCGGAAGCGGAGGTCTCACGGCGGGCCTCGTGGTCGTCATCGTCGACTCGCGGAGCCGTCCGGGCCTCGTGCGCCAGCTCGGCCGGGCAGTGGCACACCGGCTCGCAACCAGGCCCCTGGGCGTGGTCGAGGCGCGGGGCGAGCCGGGACGCCACGACGTGGGCAGCGCCTTCAGGCTCGCCCAGGTCGCCCGGTCCCTGTCCCTGGACTCCTGGAGCCGCAACGCGCTGGCCGAGCTCCAGGGCGCCCGGGTCGTGCTCGTCGACGACTGGACGGACTCGGGGTGGACGCTCACCGTGGCGGCCCGCCTCCTGCTGCGGGCCGGCGCCGCCACCGTCCACCCCCTCGTCCTGGCCCAGCGCTGA
- the hisD gene encoding histidinol dehydrogenase yields MLTRTDLRDTDLTARELAGVLPRASLDVAAALDTVAPLIADVRERGAAALRDASERFDGLRPEHLRVPEAALAAALEGLDPAVREGLELSIAHNRAGHTAQLPTEVDTEVVPGGHVLQRWVPVRRVGLYVPGGLAVYPSSVVMNVVPAQVAGVERIALASPPQEAFGGLPHPTILAACALLGVTEVYAVGGAQAIAMLAYGAAAQTEADLRDAGGPVLCEPVDVVTGPGNIYVAAAKRAVRGVVGIDAEAGPTEIAVLADAGADPELIAADLLSQAEHDPSAGSVLITDSETLADAVDAALERRLAATRHATRAATALAGPQSGVVIVRDIDHGVQVADAYAAEHLEIHTAEAPAVARRVRNAGAIFVGPDSPVPLGDYLAGSNHVLPTGGTARFASGLSVMAYLKAVQVVEYDAAALAALARPLTALARCEDLPAHGEAVQARLAR; encoded by the coding sequence ATGCTCACCCGCACCGACCTGCGAGACACCGACCTGACCGCCCGCGAGCTCGCCGGCGTCCTGCCCCGAGCCTCGCTCGACGTCGCGGCCGCCCTCGACACGGTCGCCCCCCTCATCGCGGACGTGCGCGAGCGGGGTGCGGCGGCGCTGCGTGACGCCTCCGAACGCTTTGACGGCCTGCGCCCCGAGCACCTGCGCGTGCCCGAGGCTGCCCTCGCCGCCGCCCTCGAGGGGCTCGACCCGGCCGTGCGGGAGGGCCTGGAGCTGTCGATCGCCCACAACCGTGCCGGGCACACCGCCCAGCTGCCCACTGAGGTCGACACCGAGGTCGTGCCGGGCGGCCACGTCCTCCAGCGCTGGGTGCCGGTGCGCCGGGTGGGGCTCTACGTGCCGGGGGGCCTGGCGGTCTACCCCAGCTCTGTGGTCATGAACGTCGTGCCCGCCCAGGTCGCCGGCGTCGAGCGCATCGCCCTGGCCAGCCCGCCCCAGGAGGCCTTCGGCGGTCTGCCCCACCCCACCATCCTGGCGGCCTGCGCGCTTCTGGGTGTCACGGAGGTCTACGCGGTCGGCGGCGCCCAGGCGATCGCGATGCTCGCCTACGGAGCGGCCGCACAGACCGAGGCCGACCTGCGGGACGCGGGCGGGCCGGTCCTGTGCGAGCCGGTCGACGTCGTGACCGGACCGGGCAACATCTACGTCGCAGCCGCCAAGCGCGCCGTCCGCGGGGTCGTGGGCATCGACGCCGAGGCGGGCCCCACCGAGATCGCGGTCCTGGCCGACGCAGGTGCGGACCCAGAGCTCATCGCCGCCGACCTGCTGTCCCAGGCGGAGCACGACCCGAGCGCGGGAAGCGTGCTCATCACCGACTCCGAGACGCTTGCCGACGCCGTCGACGCCGCCCTGGAACGGCGGCTGGCGGCCACGAGGCACGCGACGCGGGCCGCCACCGCCCTGGCGGGGCCGCAGTCGGGGGTCGTCATCGTGCGCGACATCGACCACGGCGTGCAGGTCGCCGACGCCTACGCCGCGGAGCACCTGGAGATCCACACCGCTGAGGCACCAGCGGTGGCGCGTCGTGTCCGCAACGCCGGCGCGATCTTCGTGGGCCCTGACAGCCCGGTGCCCCTGGGGGACTACCTCGCCGGCTCCAACCACGTCCTCCCCACAGGGGGGACGGCGCGCTTCGCGTCGGGCCTGAGCGTCATGGCCTACCTCAAGGCCGTCCAGGTCGTCGAGTACGACGCCGCCGCCCTGGCCGCTCTGGCCCGGCCGCTGACCGCTCTGGCACGGTGCGAGGACCTGCCCGCCCACGGTGAGGCGGTGCAGGCCCGCCTCGCTCGCTGA
- a CDS encoding right-handed parallel beta-helix repeat-containing protein, with product MRRLIAIAAAAITAIALPLTASTALAEPDGATLYVSASAAQGGDGSAARPFATISEAVAAASDGTTIEVADGTYREGEIYVGKDVTIRAADGASPVLSGAQLPTSWSASGSGTWSTAADMVRFCTVCTTNADPSVEGMAAHPEQVFVDGQPLTQVATRAEVTASTFYVEDPDPITLKDPRNNTAGYNVKPHRGASYVIGVDPSQHTVEVTQHSRALSLAGNGVTLTGMTVEKYAPVQRWDYNDPEISTATGGAMVVASGDDVELSNNTFRHSSAGTAMVVSQASRVTVTGNSFVSNGGVGAGVDDSSDVVIENNYWTDNNTAGFTTSACTAYCSMADLKTTHSQNIRYAYNTVDYSAVAADHSEVESFETNRMVGAWFDEGTIDSEIIASSFVNTPVAIFNEVSRNNVIASNLVEGANIGIQISGSESTQVWNNTITHALTSIVVQEDGRSDGCMAHGADGTCHAVESWSASQGLTWDTGGTTIYNNILSSEQTIAEGDFWKYSAMVQVTGGEDTNGSGGVYANQMIAAIDYNVYYREPTTNPSTTVLWQYGVDRAAQTVNAPTLADFAASPHVQAQGKETNGLDLSGTRETNPVLVRESADATAWKTSDLHAADGGPGDGTGAALPTDVAEVLGLSAGGAVDRGALVNVAWQADGAAAGAAAPAAPAAQEQPAAAAAAQATPSDEATILDGAQDGGAVQAGAAQAPAGSWVDPGQEQQVARKIQMATVVERTMMGLGALATLLLGLLIVRRVWFV from the coding sequence ATGCGCCGTCTTATCGCGATAGCCGCAGCCGCTATCACCGCCATCGCGCTCCCGCTGACCGCCTCCACGGCACTGGCCGAGCCTGATGGAGCCACCCTCTACGTCTCGGCCTCGGCAGCGCAGGGGGGTGATGGAAGCGCTGCACGGCCCTTCGCCACGATCTCGGAGGCGGTGGCCGCGGCCAGCGACGGAACCACGATCGAGGTCGCCGACGGCACCTACCGCGAGGGCGAGATCTACGTCGGCAAGGACGTGACGATCCGTGCCGCGGACGGGGCCTCCCCGGTCCTGTCCGGCGCGCAGCTGCCCACCTCCTGGTCGGCCTCGGGCTCGGGCACCTGGTCGACCGCCGCGGACATGGTCCGCTTCTGCACCGTGTGCACCACCAACGCCGACCCCTCGGTCGAGGGCATGGCGGCCCACCCCGAGCAGGTCTTCGTCGACGGCCAGCCCCTCACCCAGGTCGCCACGCGGGCCGAGGTGACCGCCTCGACCTTCTACGTCGAGGACCCCGACCCGATCACCCTCAAGGACCCGCGCAACAACACCGCCGGCTACAACGTCAAGCCGCACCGGGGCGCCTCCTACGTCATCGGGGTCGACCCCTCCCAGCACACCGTCGAGGTGACCCAGCACTCGCGCGCGCTGTCCCTGGCGGGCAACGGCGTGACGCTGACGGGCATGACCGTCGAGAAGTACGCCCCCGTCCAGCGCTGGGACTACAACGACCCCGAGATCTCCACCGCCACGGGCGGAGCGATGGTCGTGGCCTCCGGTGACGACGTCGAGCTGTCGAACAACACCTTCCGCCACTCCTCGGCCGGGACCGCGATGGTGGTCTCCCAGGCCAGCCGCGTCACGGTGACCGGCAACAGCTTCGTGTCCAACGGAGGCGTGGGCGCAGGCGTCGACGACTCCTCCGACGTCGTCATCGAGAACAACTACTGGACGGACAACAACACCGCCGGCTTCACGACCTCGGCCTGCACGGCCTACTGCTCGATGGCCGACCTCAAGACCACCCACTCGCAGAACATCCGCTACGCCTACAACACCGTCGACTACTCCGCGGTGGCCGCGGACCACTCCGAGGTCGAGTCCTTCGAGACCAACCGCATGGTGGGCGCGTGGTTCGACGAGGGGACGATCGACTCCGAGATCATCGCCTCGAGCTTCGTCAACACGCCGGTGGCCATCTTCAACGAGGTCTCCCGCAACAACGTCATCGCCTCCAACCTCGTCGAGGGCGCCAACATCGGCATCCAGATCTCCGGCTCGGAGAGCACCCAGGTGTGGAACAACACGATCACCCACGCCCTGACCTCGATCGTCGTCCAGGAGGACGGGCGCTCCGACGGCTGCATGGCCCACGGGGCGGACGGCACCTGCCACGCGGTGGAGAGCTGGTCGGCCTCCCAGGGCCTGACCTGGGACACCGGCGGGACGACGATCTACAACAACATCCTGTCCTCGGAGCAGACGATCGCCGAGGGCGACTTCTGGAAGTACTCCGCCATGGTGCAGGTCACCGGCGGGGAGGACACGAACGGCTCCGGCGGTGTCTACGCCAACCAGATGATCGCCGCCATCGACTACAACGTGTACTACCGCGAGCCGACGACGAACCCGTCGACGACGGTCCTGTGGCAGTACGGGGTCGACCGTGCCGCGCAGACCGTCAACGCCCCGACCCTGGCCGACTTCGCCGCGAGCCCGCACGTCCAGGCCCAGGGCAAGGAGACCAACGGGCTGGACCTGTCGGGGACCCGTGAGACGAACCCGGTGCTCGTGCGGGAGTCGGCCGACGCCACCGCCTGGAAGACCTCCGACCTGCACGCCGCCGACGGCGGCCCCGGTGACGGGACCGGTGCTGCTCTTCCGACCGACGTCGCCGAGGTGCTGGGACTGAGCGCCGGAGGCGCCGTCGACCGCGGTGCCCTGGTCAACGTCGCCTGGCAGGCCGACGGCGCGGCGGCCGGTGCCGCCGCCCCGGCCGCCCCTGCCGCCCAGGAGCAGCCTGCTGCTGCCGCCGCGGCCCAGGCCACGCCGAGCGACGAGGCCACCATCCTCGACGGTGCGCAGGACGGTGGCGCCGTCCAGGCGGGGGCCGCCCAGGCACCCGCCGGCTCGTGGGTCGACCCCGGTCAGGAGCAGCAGGTGGCGCGCAAGATCCAGATGGCCACGGTCGTCGAGCGCACCATGATGGGACTGGGCGCCCTGGCCACGCTCCTGCTCGGCCTGCTCATCGTGCGCCGAGTGTGGTTCGTCTGA